A genomic window from Halorubrum lacusprofundi ATCC 49239 includes:
- a CDS encoding phytoene/squalene synthase family protein, with product MVDKTQVARGKRIQRRTGKTFHVATRLLPERIRHPTYVLYGFFRVADEVVDAAETAPPDEQRAELDRLRRAALAERDTDDPVLEAFAAVCDEHEIPDEDVHAFVDAMASDIETDRYETYDQLESYMDGSAAAVGRMMTAIMELDEEAEVKALPHATKLGEAFQMTNFIRDVREDVAERDRVYLPLETLRRHGVSEDQILNLEFDDDVAAAIREELVRTERLYEEGVAGIKYLPEDCQLAVLLAAVLYADHHRLIRDLGYDTVSTTPELSFVRKISLLVRTRWKWQWNRDPEAVFYEMCGGFDAAREHREHGSHGPGIAQSD from the coding sequence ATGGTAGACAAGACGCAGGTTGCCCGAGGAAAGCGGATCCAGCGTCGGACCGGGAAGACGTTCCACGTCGCGACCCGGCTGCTCCCGGAGCGGATCCGGCACCCGACGTACGTGCTGTACGGCTTCTTCCGTGTCGCCGACGAGGTCGTCGACGCTGCGGAGACTGCGCCGCCAGACGAACAGCGGGCGGAGCTCGATCGACTCCGTCGGGCCGCGCTGGCTGAGAGAGACACCGACGACCCAGTGTTGGAGGCGTTCGCCGCGGTCTGTGACGAACACGAGATCCCGGACGAAGACGTGCACGCGTTCGTCGACGCGATGGCGAGCGACATCGAAACCGACCGGTACGAGACCTACGACCAGCTTGAGTCGTACATGGACGGCTCCGCGGCCGCCGTCGGCCGGATGATGACGGCGATCATGGAGCTCGACGAGGAGGCCGAGGTGAAGGCGCTCCCCCACGCGACGAAGCTCGGCGAGGCGTTTCAGATGACGAATTTCATCCGCGACGTGCGTGAGGACGTGGCCGAACGCGACCGGGTCTACCTCCCGCTGGAAACACTTCGGCGGCACGGCGTGAGCGAGGATCAGATCCTGAATCTGGAGTTCGACGACGACGTGGCGGCAGCGATCCGCGAGGAACTCGTCCGGACCGAGCGGCTCTACGAGGAGGGCGTCGCCGGGATCAAGTACCTCCCGGAGGACTGCCAGCTCGCGGTGTTGCTCGCGGCGGTGCTGTACGCGGACCACCATCGGCTGATCCGCGATCTGGGGTACGACACGGTGTCGACGACGCCGGAACTGTCGTTCGTCCGCAAGATCTCGCTGCTCGTCCGGACCCGCTGGAAGTGGCAGTGGAACAGAGACCCCGAAGCGGTGTTTTACGAGATGTGCGGCGGCTTCGACGCCGCCCGCGAACACCGCGAACACGGATCGCACGGACCGGGTATCGCCCAGTCCGACTGA
- the hisD gene encoding histidinol dehydrogenase, with amino-acid sequence MDVRTVADLSPAERLAFFERDAGVDAVRDDVSEIVDRVRTEGDVALREFSEEFDGVAVGNIDITDDAERAHAEFDDANDPVLDAVRDAAANIREFHERQHPEDWRDEFGDRELGRRFRPIDRAGVYVPGGAAAYPSSALMGVIPAAVAGVDHVSVATPPAEEINPVTLAAIHEAGADAVYQVGGAQAIAALAYGTETVTNAQKVVGPGNKWVTAAKAIVQGDVEIDFLAGPSEVLVLADETADPDLVASDLIAQAEHDPNASVVAVTDDAALAEAVAEAVDEQVAGRKREETIRAALDNDASGVLHARSMPEAVLFTEEYAAEHLSIAADDDEALLARISNAGSVFLGAYSPVAAGDYATGTNHVLPTNGGAKRYGGLSVDTFLRSSTVQRLDRDALDGLSETITTLAEAEGLEAHAESVRKRFE; translated from the coding sequence ATGGACGTACGAACCGTCGCTGACCTCTCGCCGGCCGAGCGCCTCGCCTTCTTCGAGCGCGACGCCGGCGTCGACGCGGTCCGCGACGACGTGAGCGAGATCGTCGATCGAGTCCGGACGGAGGGCGACGTCGCGCTCCGAGAGTTCTCCGAGGAGTTCGACGGCGTGGCCGTCGGCAACATCGACATCACCGACGACGCCGAGCGCGCCCACGCCGAATTCGACGACGCAAACGATCCGGTCCTCGACGCGGTCCGCGACGCGGCCGCCAACATCCGCGAGTTCCACGAGCGACAGCACCCCGAGGACTGGCGCGATGAGTTCGGCGACCGCGAACTCGGCCGCCGGTTCCGCCCGATCGACCGCGCCGGGGTGTACGTGCCCGGCGGCGCGGCGGCGTACCCCTCCAGCGCACTGATGGGCGTGATCCCGGCGGCAGTGGCGGGCGTCGACCACGTCTCGGTCGCGACGCCGCCGGCCGAGGAGATCAACCCCGTCACGCTCGCGGCGATCCACGAGGCCGGCGCCGACGCGGTGTATCAGGTCGGCGGCGCGCAGGCGATCGCCGCGCTCGCGTACGGCACGGAGACCGTCACGAACGCCCAGAAGGTGGTCGGGCCCGGCAATAAGTGGGTCACCGCCGCGAAGGCGATCGTGCAGGGCGACGTGGAGATCGACTTCCTCGCCGGGCCGAGCGAGGTGCTCGTCCTCGCCGACGAGACCGCCGACCCCGACCTCGTCGCGAGCGACCTGATCGCGCAGGCCGAACACGACCCGAACGCCTCCGTGGTCGCCGTCACCGACGACGCCGCCCTCGCCGAGGCGGTCGCAGAGGCGGTCGACGAGCAGGTCGCGGGCCGTAAACGCGAGGAGACGATACGAGCCGCCCTCGACAACGACGCCTCCGGGGTCCTTCACGCCAGATCGATGCCCGAGGCGGTGTTGTTCACCGAGGAGTACGCGGCCGAACACCTCTCGATCGCGGCCGACGACGACGAGGCGCTGCTCGCCCGGATCTCGAACGCTGGCTCGGTGTTCCTCGGGGCGTACTCCCCCGTCGCCGCCGGCGACTACGCAACCGGGACGAACCACGTGCTGCCGACGAACGGCGGCGCAAAGCGCTACGGCGGGCTCTCCGTCGACACCTTCCTCCGGTCGTCGACGGTTCAGCGACTCGACCGCGACGCGCTCGACGGGCTCTCAGAGACGATCACGACGCTCGCGGAGGCCGAGGGGCTGGAGGCGCACGCCGAGAGCGTTCGGAAGAGGTTCGAGTAG
- a CDS encoding mechanosensitive ion channel family protein, with protein sequence MIPSLSALFEGLSAVEATVAVLVVSVIAAVGMEFIVLRVARRYVSTTDSAYDDIVISSLRAPLVVTAALAGVYVLTQVPAVRSSVLLDPQLLDAVFGRPSLSVIILVWAHAANTVVNRLVAAVNEEGTRFDFAPVFSNVWTLAVLIGSVGTLLWLWGIEITPLLGAAGVAGIAVGFAAKDTVANFFGGIALYFDDTYKISDYIVLDDGTAGTVIKVGVRSTTLLTRDEVLVTVPNAALNAAKVTNESAPQSRRRVRVPIGVAYGTDIDEFEALAVEAALAEPLVLDSPKPRARLRSFGDSALQYEILCWVNGPTRRRRAQHTLNRALYKTLSAADIEIPYPKRDVTVTAADGSATDAASGQMDTPSSTDDGTAAATRNGDRGR encoded by the coding sequence ATGATCCCGTCGCTGTCCGCGCTGTTCGAAGGACTCTCAGCGGTCGAGGCGACGGTCGCAGTTCTCGTGGTCTCCGTTATCGCCGCCGTGGGGATGGAGTTCATCGTCCTGCGAGTCGCCCGCCGGTATGTCTCGACCACCGACTCCGCGTACGACGACATCGTCATCTCCTCGCTTCGCGCCCCGCTCGTCGTCACCGCCGCGCTCGCCGGCGTCTACGTGCTCACGCAGGTCCCGGCGGTTCGATCGTCCGTGCTCTTGGACCCGCAGCTGCTCGACGCTGTCTTCGGTCGGCCGTCGCTTTCGGTCATCATCCTCGTGTGGGCACATGCCGCCAATACCGTCGTGAATCGGCTCGTCGCCGCCGTCAACGAGGAAGGCACCCGGTTCGACTTCGCGCCCGTGTTCTCGAACGTCTGGACGCTCGCGGTACTTATCGGGAGCGTCGGGACGCTGCTGTGGCTGTGGGGCATCGAGATTACGCCGCTCCTCGGCGCGGCCGGGGTCGCCGGCATCGCGGTCGGTTTCGCCGCGAAAGACACGGTCGCGAACTTCTTCGGCGGCATTGCGTTGTACTTCGACGACACCTACAAAATAAGCGACTACATCGTTCTCGACGACGGTACCGCGGGAACCGTGATCAAGGTCGGCGTGCGCTCGACGACGCTGCTCACCCGCGATGAGGTGCTGGTGACGGTCCCTAACGCGGCGCTCAACGCCGCGAAGGTGACGAACGAGTCCGCTCCACAGAGCCGGCGTCGCGTCCGGGTCCCGATCGGCGTCGCCTACGGGACCGACATCGACGAATTCGAGGCGCTCGCGGTCGAGGCCGCGCTGGCCGAGCCGCTCGTCCTTGATTCGCCGAAGCCGCGGGCCCGGCTCCGGTCGTTCGGGGACTCGGCACTCCAGTACGAGATCCTCTGTTGGGTCAACGGCCCGACGCGTCGCCGGCGCGCGCAACATACACTCAACCGCGCGCTGTACAAGACGCTGTCCGCGGCCGATATCGAGATTCCGTACCCCAAACGCGACGTGACGGTCACCGCGGCGGACGGATCTGCCACCGATGCCGCTAGCGGACAAATGGACACCCCGTCATCCACCGACGACGGGACTGCCGCAGCGACGCGCAACGGCGACCGGGGCCGGTAA
- a CDS encoding carbohydrate ABC transporter permease, whose protein sequence is MSTDTRADRGGSLLARPLNWLETQSEEVYAYVLLAPAFLLLALVAFYPLIETFRFSLLADAVASADPFGEFIGLDNYVDLLTGDTTFTQQFISVSTTDSFPFVGFDAPFLQQALFVTLAFAILSVLFETLIGFGQALVLDQDFYGRRWVRVSIIIPWAIPIVIQGMIFFLLFNPTIGFGTEFMQWLGVFGDNPLSSSTDSFMIVLVADIWKTTAFMALLILAGLQSIDRGLYDVAKVSGASPWQRFRYITLPLVAPALLVAMLFRTMDAMRIYGLIDATAGCETVPSLTCLVIIALQNSRRWATASAVAFLTAIVISGFVVVYLLALRGNDGGVA, encoded by the coding sequence ATGTCAACCGACACGCGAGCGGACAGGGGCGGTTCGCTGCTCGCCCGACCGCTCAACTGGCTGGAGACGCAGAGCGAGGAGGTGTACGCCTACGTCCTGTTAGCTCCTGCATTCCTGCTGCTTGCGCTCGTCGCCTTCTACCCGCTGATAGAGACGTTCCGATTCTCGTTGCTCGCGGACGCCGTCGCGTCAGCCGATCCGTTCGGCGAGTTCATCGGCCTCGACAACTACGTCGACCTGTTGACCGGTGATACGACGTTCACCCAGCAGTTCATCTCGGTATCGACCACGGACTCGTTCCCGTTCGTCGGGTTCGACGCGCCCTTCCTCCAGCAGGCGTTGTTCGTCACGCTGGCGTTCGCAATCTTGAGCGTCCTGTTCGAGACGCTGATCGGGTTCGGACAGGCTCTCGTGCTCGATCAGGACTTCTACGGCCGCCGATGGGTCCGGGTGTCGATCATCATTCCGTGGGCCATCCCCATCGTCATCCAGGGGATGATCTTCTTCCTGCTGTTCAACCCGACCATCGGCTTCGGGACGGAGTTCATGCAGTGGCTCGGCGTGTTCGGCGACAATCCGCTGTCGAGCAGCACGGACTCGTTTATGATCGTGCTCGTCGCCGATATCTGGAAGACGACGGCGTTCATGGCGCTGCTGATACTGGCGGGGCTCCAGAGCATCGACCGCGGACTCTACGACGTCGCGAAGGTGTCGGGCGCCTCGCCGTGGCAGCGATTCCGGTACATCACCCTGCCGCTCGTGGCGCCGGCGCTGCTCGTCGCGATGCTGTTCCGCACGATGGACGCGATGCGGATTTACGGGCTCATCGACGCCACGGCGGGGTGTGAGACCGTGCCGTCGCTGACCTGTCTCGTGATCATTGCGCTCCAGAACAGTCGGCGCTGGGCGACCGCCTCCGCGGTGGCGTTCCTGACCGCGATCGTCATCAGCGGGTTCGTGGTCGTGTACCTGCTTGCGCTGCGCGGAAACGACGGGGGTGTCGCATGA